The window TTTGTGCTAAACATAGCGTATTCAAAAATTTTCTTAAAATCATTTTTATCGTCTAATAATTTTTTAAAATCCGAGTATAAAATCCCATCAATATCATTAATCTGTGCTTCTTCATATTTATTTAAAAGTGAAACAAAATAATTTGTATTTTTATCCAAAATATTTATCAAATTTAAGATTCCATCTTCTGCATTAGCAACTTTTTGGATTTTTGTAAGCTGATAATAATCAAATATTTTTTGTGCTTGTTCTTCATTGTCATTTGCCATATCACACAATAAAATCCCAAGTTTTGCTTCTTTATTATCTGGATTTATAATAACAATTTCATTAAATAATTTCATAGCAATATCATATTTTTTTGATAAAAATGCTTTCTTTGCCTTTTGTAATACAAATCGTGGTTTCAAATATTTTCCTAATTAATACTAATTACTTCTAAATCTGGGTGTATATCTAATCTAAGCTGCCTCTCTACTCCATGTTTAAGAGTCAAATTACTACTTGGGCAGCCTTTGCAAGCACCCTCTAATCTCACATAAACCTTGCCATTTTCAATTTTTATTAATGTGACATTTCCACCATCAAGCATAATAGAAGGTCTAAGCTTATCTAATACCACTTCTACTGGTTCATTTAATTCATCATCGCTAAATGGCAACATAATCACTCCTTTTTTTTCTTAAAGATTTTAGCATAAATACAAGATTCTATACTTCTATGTCAAGTAGTTTAGAATCTGAATAAATATTTTTTCTTGTTTTGTGTTCTTGTTGATTTTCTTCTTCTTGTTGATAATTTTGTGCATTTTTATTTGAATTTGATGAATCTTTATCAACTTTTTCTACTCCTTCAGTTTTACGCACTTCTTTATTTTCATCGCTTTGTTGTATAAATTCTTCGATATTAATTGCGGCTTGTAAATTTATTTGGCTTTGGATATTTGCCTGAAATTGTGCGCCTAATTGTGTATTTTGATTTATATGTGCGATATTGCCAACTTGAGATATAGCCATAATAAATCCTTTTTTTATTTTTTTATAGTTATTGTAGAGTAGTTTGAATACAATACATTTGCACCTTCCTTGATTTTTACAAATCTCCTTCTAGTATAATCGACATCAAAAGTGCCGATTTTAATAGGACAAAATGAAACTAGAATCTCACAAGCTTTATTTATAATTTCCTCTCTTATGTTATTTTTAGAACAATGAATTATTAAATGCGATGATGGAATATTTCTTATATGCATCCATATATCATTTGCTTTTGCATCTTTTAGCAATGCGATATTTTGGTTTTTATTTTTTCCAATTGAAATTTTGATGCCTTCTACAAAAAAACTTTCATATTGTAATTTTGTAACATTATGATTATTTTGTATATTTTTTGGATTAATGATTTTAATATCACTGATATTTTTTGCATTTCTAATAAACTCAATCTTAGAATCTAAAAACTCTATATTTTCTTTTAAATTCTCCTCTTGCAAGGCAATATTTTTTGATTTTAGATTTAGTTTTTTTGACTTTGCAAAACATTCATTAATAAGTAATGAAGCATTTTTTGAAGTAAAATCATCAAGATTTAATACAATCTCATCACCATTGTAATCACGAATTAAAACAGGCTTTTTATTAAAATCAAGATTCATATTATTTTGCATAATATAGCCGATATTTGAATAATATTTTGACTTTTCTATTAATTCATCTTTACTTGGTAGATTGTCTAATAAATTTATTAATTTATCTCTTTTATTTTGCAAAGATGAGATGGTACTAATTTTATAAGATTGCAAGTTCTCATCTAGAATCTTTTTGTATGAAGAATAAAGATATTTTAAAACATCTCCTCCAAAATCAATTTCTTTTATAGTAAAATTTTCTTGCTGTGGGAGCGCAGAGAGCTTTATGCCATTTTTTATTATCCTAGTGTTGCAAGAAATTTTTCGTAAAGATTCTAAAATAATATTATTAAAATCTAGAATAATTGCATTTGTATATTTTCCTGTAAATTCTAATTGTAAAATACAAAAAATCTCTTTATAATCAAGCTTTTTATGCAATTTTAAAAGCAAGATTCTATTATTTCCATCAATATCACAATCAACAATATTTGCCTTAAGGCAATATTTTTGCAATGCAAAATCAAATGGCGCTTTATAATTTTTGCTTCCTACAAATCCATCATCAAAACAAAAAATAGAGCTTTTTGATTTTTCTAAATTTACAAAAAAAGTCTTATTATCAAGGCATAATTTTATTAGATTATCATCAATTCTACCAATATAATTTACTTTTTTATAAGATTTAAACAAATGTGCAACTTGTTTTAAAATATACAGATTCATTTTATGTGTTGTAATTTTTCTTTTGCAAATAATATCGCTTCATTTGTGATTGTTTTGCCACTTATCATTCTTGCTATTTCTTGGATTCTGCCTTCTTTATCAAGCAAATTGATACTACTTTTTTCATCACCTTTTTTGACTAAATAATGATAATTTGCAAAGCTTGGCATATGTGCTTGATGGCTAATTGAAAATATTTGATATGAACTCGATAAAATAGAAAGCACTTTAGCTACACCATCACTCTCACCACCACTTAGATTTGCATCAATTTCATCAAGAATAATAACTCCGCTTTTATTGCTATATTCAACACCAACACATTGCAATACTAATTTTAATCTATTAAATTCCCCAGAACTAAGAGTAGAAATAGCAGAATCTCCTAGCTTTAATTCCAAAAAATCTATCCCATCGCTACTTAAATCTTTTATAGATAAAGATATATTTGCTTTATTTAGCATTAAGCATTCACAATAATAATTCACTCTTTCTTTAAAAAAATCCAAATGTTTTAAGCGGATATTTGAAATCTCTTTTGCCTGCTCATTTAATAAAATAGATAATTTTTCTAGCTTAGATTCCAACTTCTGCTTATTAAAACTAATATTTTCATAATATTCTAATTCTTGCTTCTTTTTTTCTAAATAATCCAAACTCTCACTTATTCCACCATATTTATATATAAGCTTACTTAAAACTTCTATTCTATTTAAAATGCCCTCAATATCATCTACTTCAAGAAGCAGCAATCTATCTTCCTCATCTCTTATAATCATATCAATTTCTCTTAATGCTTCGCTGCAATGCGATGTATTTGGTATGTTTTCAAGCAAAGATATAAGGTTGGCAAATCCATCAATCGTGCTTTTTGCTAAAGAAATTTTTTCTAGCATTTTTTCTTTTTTTGATAAATCCTTTTTTAGTTCTATTAGATTCTCATACTCGCCTATTTTTGGGTTTATTGACTGGATTTGATTGATTTCAAAAGATATTAATTCTTTTAGCTCATTTACTCTTTTTTCATCATCTATCAATTTGCTTAATTCATTTTTAAATCTCACAAAATCACGATAAGAATCTTTATAAGATGAAAGCAAGTTTGCAAAACTAGAATCTTTTTTTATTATGAGCAAATCAAATAAATGCAACATATCATCTAATACTGCTGTAGAACTTGAATGAATATAGTGCAAATACGAGCTAAAAATCTCTTTTATTCTTTTTTTAGAAGATGATTGATTGTTTATAAAATATTTTGTTTTATCTTTTTTTATTATGCTAATAGTTATGTATTCATCACTTAAGATTCCATAATCTTCCAAAGATATACCACTTATTTCACACTCAATTAATGCCGCATTGCTATCTTTAAAACCAAACAAAGCAAGGATAGATTCCATAAGCACAGATTTTCCACTGCCACTTGCACCACTAATGACATTAAAACCTTTATGTGGATACAATATAGCTTCTTTAAAAGATGGAGAATCTTTAATTAAAATACGATTTAATCTCAAATCATACACCCCAATTAAATTTATCTCTTAAGATTCCAAAATAATCCCTATTGCTATCATAAATCAAACTAGCACTATATGAAGATACAAAAACTCTAAATCTATCATTTTGACAAAATGGCAATATCTCTTGTCCATCAATAACAATATTTCCCTTTGAATCTTGTAATTCAAAATCTAGGATAAATTCATCATTTAAAACAAGTGGTCGTTGCGTCAAAGAATGAGCACAAATTGGTGTTAATAAAATATTTTTATTATATGGATAG of the Helicobacter sp. MIT 99-5507 genome contains:
- a CDS encoding NFACT family protein, whose translation is MFKSYKKVNYIGRIDDNLIKLCLDNKTFFVNLEKSKSSIFCFDDGFVGSKNYKAPFDFALQKYCLKANIVDCDIDGNNRILLLKLHKKLDYKEIFCILQLEFTGKYTNAIILDFNNIILESLRKISCNTRIIKNGIKLSALPQQENFTIKEIDFGGDVLKYLYSSYKKILDENLQSYKISTISSLQNKRDKLINLLDNLPSKDELIEKSKYYSNIGYIMQNNMNLDFNKKPVLIRDYNGDEIVLNLDDFTSKNASLLINECFAKSKKLNLKSKNIALQEENLKENIEFLDSKIEFIRNAKNISDIKIINPKNIQNNHNVTKLQYESFFVEGIKISIGKNKNQNIALLKDAKANDIWMHIRNIPSSHLIIHCSKNNIREEIINKACEILVSFCPIKIGTFDVDYTRRRFVKIKEGANVLYSNYSTITIKK
- a CDS encoding tetratricopeptide repeat protein, yielding MKPRFVLQKAKKAFLSKKYDIAMKLFNEIVIINPDNKEAKLGILLCDMANDNEEQAQKIFDYYQLTKIQKVANAEDGILNLINILDKNTNYFVSLLNKYEEAQINDIDGILYSDFKKLLDDKNDFKKIFEYAMFSTKIIFTKKSDFYEFLNLLIDNGLSNISMQYIENLSSDITSDNEMQKIIKKALKANEN
- a CDS encoding AAA family ATPase, whose protein sequence is MRLNRILIKDSPSFKEAILYPHKGFNVISGASGSGKSVLMESILALFGFKDSNAALIECEISGISLEDYGILSDEYITISIIKKDKTKYFINNQSSSKKRIKEIFSSYLHYIHSSSTAVLDDMLHLFDLLIIKKDSSFANLLSSYKDSYRDFVRFKNELSKLIDDEKRVNELKELISFEINQIQSINPKIGEYENLIELKKDLSKKEKMLEKISLAKSTIDGFANLISLLENIPNTSHCSEALREIDMIIRDEEDRLLLLEVDDIEGILNRIEVLSKLIYKYGGISESLDYLEKKKQELEYYENISFNKQKLESKLEKLSILLNEQAKEISNIRLKHLDFFKERVNYYCECLMLNKANISLSIKDLSSDGIDFLELKLGDSAISTLSSGEFNRLKLVLQCVGVEYSNKSGVIILDEIDANLSGGESDGVAKVLSILSSSYQIFSISHQAHMPSFANYHYLVKKGDEKSSINLLDKEGRIQEIARMISGKTITNEAILFAKEKLQHIK
- a CDS encoding NifU family protein; this encodes MLPFSDDELNEPVEVVLDKLRPSIMLDGGNVTLIKIENGKVYVRLEGACKGCPSSNLTLKHGVERQLRLDIHPDLEVISIN